The following nucleotide sequence is from Bacteroidales bacterium.
TTATTACATTTTTACTAATTAAGCCAAAAGGATTAAATTGTTCAGGGATTTTAAACTTCAAATATTCGTCTTGCAATATTTCAGTATATTCAACCTCGTTAAATTCGGGTGATGAAATATTAATTATCGCAAAATCCATATTCTTTTTATATAATATTTCTACAAATTCATTTCCATTTGATACAATTGCAACCTCATTTATCAAATCATGTTTTATTAATTGATTTTGCATTGAATGTCCAAAACCCATATCATCAGTAACAATAATTATGTTAATGTTTTTCATGGCTTTATAATATTAATTAGTGTTTGCAAGAAAAC
It contains:
- a CDS encoding response regulator transcription factor; translated protein: MKNINIIIVTDDMGFGHSMQNQLIKHDLINEVAIVSNGNEFVEILYKKNMDFAIINISSPEFNEVEYTEILQDEYLKFKIPEQFNPFGLISKNVIIGEISSGYKLRDSANINSTKKLPEILPVFFN